Part of the Synechococcus sp. UW69 genome is shown below.
AGCTATGTCTGAACTTTTGTTGGGTACCATGTCGATAAAAGACTCAATCATTTTTGCGGTTTGGTTCCATTCAGTGAATGGGAAAAAATGCCGACCACTATTGATTCGTTGATAACAGTCACCTGGCTTTAAATGCTGCTGCCAGCGTTTGTAGCTGCATTGATCAATTACGAAATCCTTGCTGCCATTGATGATAAGAATTGGAATTTTGATTTGATCAAGATTTTCTATCTGAGTATGTCCGACAATTGATCCATTAACGAAATCATTGTCTAGGCACTTTGCCAAAAGCCTTGCGATTATGATTTGTACGTGATCGGCATGGGTGTCTATGAGGAGACGGCTTAAGTGGCTTAATATATGAAATCTTGAGCACGGTAATTGACTTCTCATCGCTTGATAGTGGGATGTCCATTGATTGCTTGATTGGGCATCTACAGACAACAATGAAACTGAGGAAACATTCTTCGGATATTTTTTTGCGTATAGATAGGCTACTGAACCACTTATCCCATGGCCTACAAGGTGAACTGGCTCAGAAGAATCCTCTACTGTTTGCTTTAAAAGGTCATGAATGATATCAACATCACATGATTCATCAGGGTCATGTTCGAATGACCATCGCTTAACACCATATTGTTGGCTTAAAACCTGCGCCGTACGTTTAAATAGACAATACAATGATGGTTGAAGATCAACCCAGATTATTTTACTTTTTTCCATGCGTTTCTATTTTAGTTATCCTCTTATACATCGACCTGCTCCCCTCCCCAGAATAAACAGATCACTGTATTCTTTATCACAAGTGGAGTTGTCACAGTTTTTTTGAATCGGGATAAGAAAGCAAAACTTTCCCTTGCTCTACTTGATGCCTTATTCTCTTAATTAATTTTTTTTCGATGGGATCAGCTTTAGCTTCGTAGTCAAGCATATCTCTAAAGATACTGTCGCTGATTTTGTTGAAACATGCGATGTGTAGATATTGCTCCACAAGACTTGATTTGTTTTTGTGCACTTCACCCATTCGTCTGCTCGATTAAATGAATACCTCTATCTTCACCAAAGCTCATCTTCACAATCTGTCTTTACGACTAAATCTGATGTTGCATATGCTACGCAAAGCAGTGTATAACCATTTTCCATTTGGTCGTCGTCGAGAAAACTCTGATCTGATTGGTCAATTGTTCCTTGAATGATTTTTCCCAGGCAAGTGCTGCATGCTCCCGCTCTACAGGAATAACTCATATCAATCCCAGCTTGCTCTGCTGCCTCAAGTACATATTCATCATCAGGACATTCAAAATGTTTTGTTCCATCAGGGAGTCTCAATTCAATTTTGAACGACGCCATTTTTCAAAATAAAATCCACTATAACTTTAGTATGCTTGTAGCTCGATTAAATTTTACCATGTTTATGTTTCATTGGTTACATGTATGGCTTCTCTTGAGTAGTGTCATTTTTGTTTAATTTAATGAGCCTTGCAATACTCTTGTTGGTATTTTTATGGAATAATTCAGCAAAGGCTATGACGTATTTTTTATATAAGCAAATTTTACAAATGGACAAGCAATCCCCAGAGAAGGTTTCTCATTATTTAGGACATGCAAGCGGTTGGCGGAAAAAACGCCTGAAGATTGCTATGGCCCTAAGAAATCAAGGATGGACTCACAAGCTAATTGCTGAGTATTTAGAGGTCTCACCCAAATCACTGATGCGCGACATTAAATGTTTTATTATCGATCCACAGGGATTACGGGCATCTTCGTGAAAAAGATGTCCGTAATTGATACTGTCTCTAGGAGTAATTTTTCTCTTATGCCTGAAGAGAGGCTGGTTTGTTATTCCCTTGATCCAGCTCGCTGTCGATGAGCAATAAGGCGGCAGCTTGATTATTTGCGAATTTGACTCGCCCCAGCATGTGTCCGAATTCATATTCAGATTGTGTTTGCATCTCTACCATTGGGTCTAGAAATACTGTTGTTCGTGTATCACTTACTCTCTCTGCCATGGAGTAAAGCTGTTGCAATGAGGCCGTCACATCAACCTCCATTTGAAATGCTGATGCCATGACATCGGCTGGTGATTCCCAGTTCTGCAAAGGAGCTTCAACGGTCTTCAGTTCAACGCTTTGCCCCCGAGCGATGATGTATTCGGCGAATTGTGCTGCATGCTCATGCTCACTGCTTGATTCGTCTCGGAAGAACCGAGAAAACCCCTTCAGTGTTCTTTCAGCAAACCAGATCGCTGCGGCGAAATATGAGGCGTGTGCCTGCCTTTCCATGTTGAGGTGGTCTTGGATGGCATTCAGAAGTTCAGGACTTATTGCTTCCGCGATTGCACGACCTGAGGGGCCAGTTTCAATAGAAGCTGAGGCATTTGAACGAGATGTTGAAAGCATTCCTCTTAAGCAATTGATCAAATGATACGCGCTGGC
Proteins encoded:
- a CDS encoding alpha/beta fold hydrolase; translation: MEKSKIIWVDLQPSLYCLFKRTAQVLSQQYGVKRWSFEHDPDESCDVDIIHDLLKQTVEDSSEPVHLVGHGISGSVAYLYAKKYPKNVSSVSLLSVDAQSSNQWTSHYQAMRSQLPCSRFHILSHLSRLLIDTHADHVQIIIARLLAKCLDNDFVNGSIVGHTQIENLDQIKIPILIINGSKDFVIDQCSYKRWQQHLKPGDCYQRINSGRHFFPFTEWNQTAKMIESFIDMVPNKSSDIASENIQDLSITKRFS
- a CDS encoding 2Fe-2S iron-sulfur cluster-binding protein, with the translated sequence MASFKIELRLPDGTKHFECPDDEYVLEAAEQAGIDMSYSCRAGACSTCLGKIIQGTIDQSDQSFLDDDQMENGYTLLCVAYATSDLVVKTDCEDELW
- a CDS encoding ferritin, with protein sequence MLSTSRSNASASIETGPSGRAIAEAISPELLNAIQDHLNMERQAHASYFAAAIWFAERTLKGFSRFFRDESSSEHEHAAQFAEYIIARGQSVELKTVEAPLQNWESPADVMASAFQMEVDVTASLQQLYSMAERVSDTRTTVFLDPMVEMQTQSEYEFGHMLGRVKFANNQAAALLLIDSELDQGNNKPASLQA